The Kluyveromyces marxianus DMKU3-1042 DNA, complete genome, chromosome 6 genome window below encodes:
- the RRP14 gene encoding ribosome biosynthesis protein RRP14 — protein sequence MSNSLEERLKSNSSAFEGLLSLIPAKYYYDEKTQEQWKAKKKSKGQLKEDKKAKLDPEQQNEESGSALDVLKKKQASAKPVVLPGQRKMPVEEEVEEEEEEEEEEEEEEEAEADQEASEVSEVASVGESESITVVFDDDGNPVDGNSSTTETPSKASNKELSKEQALKEEALKKKKMEELRSKLQEKIKALKEKRKAPGTKVDGAPSSREAILAQRKRRQEARAAKKLDSENPGDVSSDDSGADSDSDSEVEDGHVSKKQRRGDDEISAKDVMFQSIEFSDGTKATSDLSHVRKGERKKGPAKKDVKAHLRLLESKKQSIESKDELDQIKIKEKEKWQKAMLQAEGIRLRDDEKLLKKALKRKEAKKRKSAIEWRERKQVVENTVAERQKRREENLQIRKDNKGKKRSKQQKMKRKFKGTAHLPKRAGFEGRLKSVKKK from the coding sequence ATGAGCAACTCGTTAGAAGAACGTTTGAAGAGCAATTCGAGCGCTTTTGAAGGGCTTTTGTCTCTAATTCCAGCGAAGTACTATTACGATGAGAAGACACAGGAACAATGGAAagcgaagaagaagagcaaagGCCAACTAAAGGAGGACAAGAAGGCGAAGCTAGATCCTGAGCAGCAAAATGAGGAGAGTGGGTCTGCTTTGGatgtgttgaagaagaagcaggCGAGTGCGAAGCCGGTAGTTTTGCCTGGGCAAAGAAAGATGCCTGTTGAAGAGGAAGtagaagaggaggaggaagaggaagaggaagaggaagaagaagaagaggctGAAGCAGATCAAGAAGCTTCTGAAGTCTCCGAAGTTGCGTCAGTTGGGGAGTCTGAGAGTATAACTGTTGTtttcgatgatgatggtaaCCCAGTGGACGGGAACTCTAGTACTACAGAAACACCAAGCAAGGCTTCCAACAAGGAGTTGTCGAAGGAACAAGCGTTGAAGGAAGAGGctttaaagaagaagaagatggagGAATTGCGTTCAAAGCTACAGGAAAAGATTAAGGCTctgaaagaaaagagaaaagctCCAGGGACCAAGGTAGACGGTGCTCCAAGCTCCAGAGAGGCTATTCTTGCGCAAAGAAAGCGCAGACAGGAAGCCAGAGCTGCCAAGAAGCTAGATTCTGAGAATCCTGGTGATGTGTCTTCGGATGATAGTGGGGCGGATTCAGACTCAGACTCAGAAGTGGAAGATGGGCACGTTTCCAAGAAGCAGCGTCGTGGTGACGACGAGATCAGTGCGAAGGATGTTATGTTCCAAAGCATCGAATTTAGCGATGGGACCAAAGCAACATCGGATCTTTCTCACGTCAGAAAGGGCGAACGTAAGAAGGGCCCTGCTAAGAAGGACGTCAAGGCTCACTTGAGGCTCCTAGAGTCAAAGAAACAGTCTATAGAGTCCAAGGACGAGTTGGATCAGATAAAgataaaggaaaaagaaaaatggcaAAAGGCCATGCTACAAGCAGAGGGGATCAGACTAAGAGACGACGAGAAGCTCCTAAAGAAGGCGTTGAAGCGTAAGGAAGCCAAGAAACGTAAGTCTGCTATAGAATGGCGCGAACGTAAGCAAGTTGTGGAGAACACTGTAGCggaaagacaaaagagaagagaagagaatcTACAAATAAGAAAGGATAACAAGGGTAAGAAGAGGagcaaacaacaaaaaatgaagagaaaGTTCAAAGGAACTGCCCACTTACCTAAAAGAGCCGGATTCGAAGGCCGTTTGAAGAGcgtaaagaagaaatag
- the JLP1 gene encoding sulfonate dioxygenase, whose product MPVDIAPVVYGNFDTHFYAGQDEVGSDGVLRIAKAYRQKAKHPEFLPTWDPRQKYPPLEFFKYEDPALRADPSFPNLLNGKTSLKPITPKLGTEIRGLQLTKLSDAAKDELALLVAQRGVVVLRDQDFVDQGPGYAEDYGRHFGKLHIHQTSGAPEGHPHLHITFRRPDRKEFDRVFQDAASSVSFHTDVSYELQPPSYTFFAQLEGPESGGDTLFADTIEAYERLSPHFQEFLSTLHVIHSSKEQAFSSKANGSIQRRAPVTHIHPLVRVHPVLKKKCLFVNRAFSRKIVELKSGESSHLLDFLYGIIESGHDLQLRAKWEPGTVAIWDNRRTQHSAIVDWEDPVTRHNVRITPQAERPVEDLKYLNDPTYYPHTDEDDEYRGYPSRKY is encoded by the coding sequence atgCCAGTTGATATTGCACCAGTTGTATATGGGAACTTCGACACACACTTCTATGCGGGCCAGGATGAGGTTGGCAGTGACGGTGTGTTGAGGATTGCCAAGGCTTACAGACAGAAGGCGAAGCATCCCGAGTTTTTGCCCACTTGGGATCCACGCCAGAAGTATCCTCCATTggaattcttcaagtacGAGGACCCAGCATTGAGAGCTGATCCATCGTTCCCCAACTTGCTGAACGGGAAGACATCGTTGAAGCCTATTACTCCCAAGCTCGGTACCGAGATTCGTGGGCTTCAATTGACGAAGCTTAGCGATGCTGCCAAGGACGAATTGGCTTTGCTTGTGGCCCAGAGAGGTGTTGTTGTGTTAAGAGACCAGGATTTTGTCGACCAAGGTCCAGGTTATGCTGAGGATTACGGCAGACACTTTGGGAAATTGCACATCCACCAGACTTCTGGTGCGCCAGAGGGCCATCCTCACTTGCACATCACTTTCAGACGTCCAGACCGTAAAGAGTTTGACAGAGTGTTCCAAGACgctgcttcttctgtttctttccACACGGATGTGTCCTACGAGCTGCAGCCTCCATCTTACACTTTCTTTGCGCAGTTGGAAGGTCCTGAGTCCGGCGGTGATACGTTGTTTGCCGATACCATTGAAGCGTATGAACGTTTGTCCCCACACTTCCAGGAATTCTTGAGTACGTTGCACGTCATTCACTCTTCGAAGGAGCAGGCGTTCAGTTCCAAGGCGAACGGTAGTATCCAGAGAAGAGCGCCCGTGACGCACATCCACCCATTGGTTAGAGTGCACCctgtgttgaagaagaagtgttTGTTTGTGAACAGGGCCTTTTCGCGGAAGATTGTTGAGTTGAAGAGCGGCGAGTCTTCTCACCTATTGGACTTTTTGTACGGTATCATCGAGTCTGGCCACGACTTGCAATTGCGTGCCAAGTGGGAACCAGGTACCGTGGCCATCTGGGACAACAGAAGAACTCAGCACTCTGCCATTGTCGATTGGGAGGACCCTGTCACCAGACACAACGTCAGAATTACTCCACAGGCTGAGAGACCTGTTGAAGACTTGAAGTACTTGAACGACCCAACTTACTACCCACACACTGACGAGGACGATGAATACAGAGGATACCCAAGCCGCAAGTACTGA
- the VMA5 gene encoding H(+)-transporting V1 sector ATPase subunit C: MSTALYTAKDFIIVSLPENARPSQNPETDVSTWLETGLINGRSYVAEFPIPDFKIGSLDSLVLQSEELAKIDSQIYSSLQKIVEILHALTDTQVSSITINKQSIPEYLTHFQWDSRKFKLDKSMKELIHDLSIESFQLDADVRATYSNYNNAKSNLAAAERKKTGDLSVRSLHDIVKAEDFILDSEYLTTVLVAVPKNLKHDFEKSYESLAEKVVPGSASILKQDDEFILYNVHLFKKYQQDFQNACRERKYIPRDFAYSEEFIKKLKQEHDTAASEEQSLRVQLIRLVKTAFQDVFVNWLHIKALRVYVESVLRYGLPPFFLIKIIAVPPKQLSACKTELIEQFSYLAGNAFSKDKRGKINRNDSSLHEYASLVDTEYEPFVLYPIQLPQ, encoded by the coding sequence ATGAGCACAGCATTGTATACAGCCAAGGATTTCATTATCGTTTCGTTGCCTGAGAACGCCAGACCGTCGCAAAATCCAGAAACAGACGTTTCAACATGGCTAGAAACAGGATTGATAAATGGGCGCAGCTACGTAGCCGAGTTCCCAATTCCAGACTTCAAGATCGGTTCATTGGACTCGCTAGTGTTGCAGAGCGAGGAATTGGCCAAGATTGACTCGCAAATATACTCATCGTTGCAGAAAATCGTCGAAATCTTGCACGCCTTAACAGACACTCAAGTCTCCTCcatcaccatcaacaaGCAGTCAATCCCCGAGTACCTGACCCATTTCCAATGGGACTCCCGCAAGTTCAAGCTCGACAAGTCCATGAAAGAGTTGATCCACGACTTGTCCATCGAATCCTTCCAGTTGGACGCAGATGTGCGCGCGACTTATTCCAACTACAACAACGCCAAGTCCAACTTGGCCGCagcagaaagaaagaaaacaggcGACCTCTCCGTCAGATCCTTGCACGACATCGTCAAGGCCGAGGACTTCATCCTAGACAGCGAGTACTTGACCACCGTGCTAGTCGCAGTGcccaagaacttgaaacaCGACTTCGAAAAAAGCTACGAGTCCCTCGCAGAGAAAGTGGTGCCCGGCTCCGCATCCATCCTCAAGCAGGACGACGAGTTCATCCTCTACAACGTCcacttgttcaagaagtaCCAGCAGGACTTCCAGAACGCATGCCGTGAACGCAAGTACATCCCACGTGACTTCGCCTACTCCGAAGAGTTCATCAAAAAGTTGAAGCAAGAGCACGACACTGCAGCAAGCGAGGAACAATCCTTGCGCGTCCAGTTGATCCGTCTCGTCAAGACCGCCTTCCAGGACGTCTTCGTCAACTGGCTCCACATCAAGGCCCTCCGTGTCTACGTCGAAAGCGTCCTACGTTACGGTCTCCCAcctttcttcctcatcaaGATCATCGCCGTTCCTCCAAAGCAACTCTCGGCTTGTAAGACAGAGCTTATCGAGCAGTTCAGCTATCTAGCCGGCAATGCCTTCTCCAAGGACAAGCGAGGCAAAATCAACCGTAACGACTCCTCCTTGCACGAGTACGCCTCGCTTGTCGACACCGAGTACGAACCCTTTGTCTTGTACCCGATTCAGCTTCCACAGTGA
- the KAR5 gene encoding Kar5p — protein MHFLINILIIQLFPFVSAQLVAQISQLRQDAITYPHISAISQQYIQNKFPIKSQSNCLRDALKPFLEICMVHGVESVETELRVKTAIQLSVCEFEASGLTSYPPECSGILHDDSSGSSDTGIDVVQCVAELESSPQWWTTYSGNYQNLPQICMENSLPFEKEQLLDLFLNITDMYAQFQSDVMKQWLLFSSNLEHESKNNLNNIHNMFDSFIDHLREAANQNEREMEQERKNFSASMSSDMSQLRSQILETFKDLESNYMEQYQEKTEQSILDLDSVLSNLVRVTKEKHDIVHDELNQAQEESFHLVYQFNRLMHETVIPLLTEDLLPTVNEISSSITNNLEHANEEVSRKLDGWSRTLDDRFAQIDKSAAQSLERAEQMEASMEKLDSLLDKSLRGLRSVFSVMNFVMKRQMLIVCAIQVVFRRYITLKMYLCAISVFATALVGSRAGKMASIIFQSTRPPKWLQQ, from the coding sequence ATGCATTTCCTAATCAATATACTCATCATCCAGCTTTTCCCCTTCGTATCAGCACAATTGGTAGCGCAAATCTCACAATTACGACAAGATGCTATAACGTATCCACATATATCGGCCATATCGCAGCAGTACATTCAGAATAAGTTCCCTATCAAGTCGCAATCAAACTGTCTCAGGGATGCGCTCAAACCTTTTCTAGAGATATGCATGGTACATGGAGTTGAGTCTGTGGAAACAGAACTCCGAGTGAAAACTGCGATCCAGCTTTCTGTGTGCGAGTTTGAAGCCTCAGGACTGACTAGCTACCCTCCAGAATGCTCTGGTATCCTTCACGATGATTCTAGCGGTAGTAGTGACACTGGAATTGACGTTGTGCAGTGTGTCGCCGAGCTCGAATCTTCTCCACAATGGTGGACCACTTACAGTGGAAATTACCAAAACCTCCCGCAAATATGCATGGAAAACTCGCTACCCTTTGAGAAGGAACAGCTGCTGgatctcttcttgaacatcACAGATATGTATGCGCAATTCCAATCAGACGTAATGAAGCAATGGCTGCTGTTTAGCTCGAATCTCGAACACGAAAGCAAGAATAACTTGAACAATATTCACAACATGTTCGATAGCTTCATAGATCATTTAAGGGAAGCTGCGAACCAAAATGAACGTGAGATGGAGCAAGAGAGGAAGAACTTCTCTGCTTCTATGAGTAGCGATATGTCCCAACTGAGATCCCAAATCCTAGAGACTTTTAAAGATTTAGAATCAAATTACATGGAACAGTACCAAGAAAAGACGGAACAGAGTATACTGGACCTGGACAGCGTTCTATCGAATCTGGTGCGTGTGACAAAAGAGAAGCACGACATAGTTCATGACGAGTTAAACCAAGCCCAAGAAGAATCGTTCCATTTGGTATACCAATTCAATCGACTCATGCACGAGACAGTGATCCCATTGCTCACAGAAGACCTGCTTCCGACAGTGAATGAGATATCTAGCAGCATTACAAATAACCTGGAACATGCCAACGAAGAAGTATCGAGAAAGCTGGACGGGTGGTCGCGTACCCTTGATGACAGATTTGCGCAAATAGACAAGAGTGCTGCGCAATCTTTAGAAAGGGCGGAGCAAATGGAGGCAAGCATGGAGAAGCTGGATAGTCTCTTGGATAAGTCGCTTAGGGGCCTCAGGAGTGTATTCTCCGTGATGAATTTTGTCATGAAGCGTCAGATGCTCATTGTATGTGCGATACAAGTGGTGTTTCGCAGGTATATCACGCTGAAAATGTACTTATGCGCCATCTCAGTGTTTGCTACGGCACTGGTCGGCTCAAGAGCGGGCAAGATGGCCTCAATAATATTCCAATCCACCAGACCACCGAAATGGCTACAGCAGTAG
- the DHR2 gene encoding RNA helicase has protein sequence MAKAKTTARTQGKEVKKRGFRAVDKTARQPAVVYFEEKGAKSGASDAADDDDDDDEVNQHVSRQELKTRAARLLKVRESLPVFQNRERIMSHIRSNPVTVLIGETGSGKSTQIPQFLMDEVLGNGSGSGGKAGGAIAVTQPRRVAAINLATRVAQEHGVQLGQEVGYSVRFDNKSHKGRTRLKYLTDGMLIRELMLDKNLSGYKCVVIDEAHERTVLTDLILGFLRELQRGKRPDLKVVVMSATLQADLFSRFFDEAPVLFVEGRKFPVERFYLPRACDDIVDAVVRAAVQLNSSEGIISGGSGSSGGDILCFLPGQEEIDKAVSILNKISPVLDRTVPRIQAFPLYAALAPREQARVFEPLKGFRRKVVLATNIAETSVTIPGVKYVVDCGLRKVKVWRHQLGLATLLTVPVSKASVAQRAGRAGRESAGKCFRLFTEKDYERLPAQSESEITRSEITSPILMLKQYGVQDVVNWSWLEHPGREAIVSALKELYELQALDDAGKITELGRKMALLPLAPHLSAVLLEAQERDVLDAVVDIVACLSVENLVLNPMPEERDEVNERRRAVCPLGTRYGDLLMLKELYEAYESLASAGERQEWCKRLCLSQRGFKNVIKVRQQLLSYVERLYKVKGNVSKEYDEDRTLDVAQVLKCFLRGFVKNTAIGMPDKSFRTTPTGETIAIHPSSMLFMSDVTCSAILYIEHVFTTKGYARSVSRIELAWLQEVASGVLKQGTR, from the coding sequence ATGGCCAAAGCCAAGACAACTGCAAGAACACAGGGCAAAGAGGTCAAGAAACGCGGGTTCCGTGCGGTTGACAAGACGGCTCGTCAACCAGCAGTTGTGTATTTCGAAGAGAAAGGAGCAAAAAGTGGTGCTAGCGATGCtgctgatgatgatgatgatgatgatgaggtTAATCAGCATGTTTCAAGACAAGAGTTGAAGACAAGGGCAGCGAGGTTGTTGAAGGTACGTGAGAGTTTGCCCGTGTTTCAGAACCGCGAAAGGATCATGTCGCACATAAGATCTAACCCTGTGACGGTGCTTATTGGTGAGACTGGTTCTGGTAAGTCGACGCAGATCCCGCAATTTTTGATGGACGAAGTTTTGGGCAACGGTAGTGGCAGTGGTGGAAAAGCAGGAGGAGCGATAGCGGTGACGCAGCCCAGAAGAGTGGCAGCGATCAACTTAGCGACACGTGTGGCTCAGGAACACGGGGTTCAGTTGGGCCAAGAGGTCGGGTACTCGGTTAGATTCGACAACAAGAGCCACAAGGGCCGGACACGGCTCAAGTACTTGACAGACGGTATGTTAATCCGGGAATTGATGTTGGACAAGAACTTGTCAGGGTACAAGTGTGTGGTGATTGACGAAGCTCACGAGCGTACGGTGTTGACGGACTTAATTTTGGGGTTCTTGCGGGAGCTCCAGCGCGGGAAGCGTCCTGATTTGaaggtggtggtgatgTCTGCGACGCTTCAAGCGGATTTGTTCAGCCGATTTTTCGATGAGGCGCCTGTGCTATTTGTGGAGGGCCGTAAGTTCCCAGTGGAGCGGTTCTACTTGCCACGGGCGTGCGATGACATAGTGGATGCGGTGGTTCGTGCTGCGGTGCAATTGAACAGCAGTGAGGGCATTATTAGCGGCGGCAGTGGCAGCAGCGGTGGTGACATATTGTGTTTCTTGCCGGGGCAAGAAGAGATCGACAAGGCAGTATCtattttgaacaagatcTCGCCTGTTTTGGACCGGACGGTGCCCCGGATCCAGGCGTTCCCATTGTACGCTGCACTCGCGCCACGGGAGCAAGCGAGAGTGTTCGAGCCCTTGAAGGGGTTCCGTCGTAAAGTGGTTTTGGCGACGAATATTGCGGAAACCTCTGTGACGATTCCCGGTGTGAAGTATGTGGTGGATTGCGGGCTACGTAAGGTGAAAGTGTGGAGACACCAGCTAGGGCTTGCGACGTTGCTTACCGTGCCGGTATCGAAGGCGAGTGTGGCGCAGAGGGCTGGTCGTGCCGGTAGAGAGAGTGCAGGTAAGTGTTTCCGTCTTTTCACCGAGAAGGACTACGAGAGGCTCCCAGCGCAGTCTGAATCTGAGATCACGCGAAGCGAGATCACGTCGCCGATCCTCATGTTGAAGCAGTACGGTGTGCAAGACGTGGTGAACTGGTCGTGGCTGGAGCATCCAGGGCGCGAGGCGATTGTGAGTGCGTTGAAAGAGTTGTACGAATTGCAAGCGTTGGACGATGCGGGCAAGATCACGGAATTGGGTCGCAAGATGGCATTGCTACCGCTAGCACCGCACCTCAGTGCTGTGCTTTTGGAAGCGCAAGAAAGAGACGTGTTGGATGCGGTGGTGGACATTGTTGCATGTTTGAGTGTTGAGAATTTAGTGTTGAACCCGATGCCCGAAGAGCGGGACGAGGTGAACGAGAGAAGACGGGCCGTGTGCCCCTTGGGGACACGGTACGGGGATCTACTGATGCTCAAGGAGTTGTATGAGGCGTACGAGTCGCTGGCGAGCGCTGGCGAGCGCCAAGAGTGGTGCAAGCGCCTGTGCTTGTCGCAGCGAGGCTTCAAGAACGTGATCAAAGTGCGACAGCAGTTGCTGTCGTACGTCGAGAGGCTGTACAAGGTCAAGGGTAATGTAAGTAAAGAGTACGACGAGGATCGAACCCTGGACGTTGCGCAGGTGCTCAAGTGTTTCTTGCGCGGCTTCGTCAAGAACACGGCGATCGGGATGCCGGACAAGTCGTTCCGCACGACCCCCACGGGCGAGACCATCGCGATCCACCCTTCGTCGATGCTCTTCATGAGCGACGTCACGTGCTCTGCGATTCTGTACATCGAGCACGTGTTCACGACGAAGGGGTACGCGCGGTCTGTGTCGCGGATCGAGCTGGCGTGGTTGCAGGAGGTCGCGTCGGGGGTGCTGAAGCAGGGTACCCGGTAG
- the AEP1 gene encoding Aep1p produces the protein MLSKAANRLQPVKSVTIPKNKFRLDLNNEDGLQKWPEYIVPNANKLVHPFYRTPNPTERTILCIDEKSPQLFNGHAVLPAFMKDPITRELTLVESKISFGTVKDVSKWVNKIYRQSQTNDQNKVLIFEDIPANTVRESRLDTKSPLVVELDRFLDSHPEISIESLDSELSRMFIFKKARQVVYLDEVLLHILQRDTLTSSQWNSVLKVLPKYAGKEIDDTSMITMLIAEWVLVGRKLFGDETVCNSSEMLWQEIQQISESLNKDICNKFTIKELNVLLDLFLDAQNLELSRAMLDKLALRHNAMPSLPLAEKYMTFIDASLDTQVDRKTKLYYMHILAPVFSSHLTSTMATILLPYCVHQAEVFALFDLALKSKYAEEILPIITTQFILRLSQLKESQIDNSLNISTLYNRLKIHYNNAGKIPQSSVFALVVALVANSNFRAIITLLQEQTIEDISKAIELVEKQSVVLDTFGFREADKNDLLSYLQNSCQ, from the coding sequence ATGCTCTCGAAAGCAGCTAATAGACTCCAGCCGGTGAAATCGGTGACTATTCCGAAGAATAAATTTCGCTTGGATTTGAACAATGAAGACGGCTTGCAAAAGTGGCCTGAATACATCGTCCCAAACGCCAATAAACTCGTGCACCCGTTCTACCGGACTCCAAACCCAACAGAACGCACAATTCTATGCATAGACGAGAAGTCTCCCCAGCTTTTCAACGGACATGCGGTCCTACCGGCGTTCATGAAAGACCCAATAACTCGTGAACTCACGCTGGTAGAGTCCAAGATAAGCTTCGGCACAGTGAAGGACGTTTCCAAGTGGGTCAATAAGATTTATAGACAATCCCAGACTAATGATCAAAACAAGGTGTTGATATTCGAAGATATTCCTGCGAACACCGTGAGAGAATCGAGGTTGGATACCAAATCGCCATTGGTGGTTGAACTCGACAGGTTCCTCGATTCGCACCCAGAGATTTCTATTGAATCGCTCGACAGCGAACTAAGTAGAATgttcatcttcaaaaaagCCCGCCAAGTCGTGTACCTCGACGAAGTGTTGCTCCACATCTTGCAAAGAGATACCTTGACGTCGTCCCAATGGAACTCGGTCTTAAAAGTTTTGCCCAAGTATGCGGGCAAGGAAATCGACGACACATCAATGATCACAATGCTAATAGCTGAGTGGGTGCTTGTGGGCCGCAAACTGTTTGGTGATGAAACTGTATGCAACAGTTCTGAGATGCTTTGGCAAGAGATTCAACAAATAAGCGAATCTTTGAACAAGGACATTTGCAACAAATTCACTATAAAAGAGCTAAACGTCTTGCTTGATCTTTTCCTAGACGCACAAAACCTGGAACTTTCTCGCGCTATGCTCGACAAGTTGGCACTTCGCCACAACGCGATGCCGTCGTTGCCCTTGGCCGAAAAGTACATGACATTTATCGATGCTTCGCTAGACACACAAGTTGATAGAAAGACAAAGCTGTACTACATGCATATACTTGCACCAGTGTTCTCATCCCACCTCACAAGTACCATGGCAACGATACTACTCCCATACTGTGTCCACCAAGCGGAAGTGTTCGCCCTGTTCGACCTAGCCCTAAAATCGAAGTACGCTGAAGAAATCTTGCCAATTATAACGACTCAATTCATCCTACGGTTAAGCCAACTCAAGGAATCACAGATCGACAACAGTCTCAACATATCTACACTATACAATAGGCTCAAGATCCACTATAACAATGCTGGGAAAATTCCCCAGAGCTCTGTGTTCGCGTTGGTGGTAGCACTTGTAGCCAATTCCAACTTCAGGGCCATTATTACACTACTGCAAGAGCAGACCATCGAAGACATATCGAAAGCCATAGAACTAGTGGAGAAACAATCCGTCGTGCTAGACACGTTCGGGTTCAGAGAAGCTGATAAAAACGATCTGCTAAGCTACTTGCAAAACTCATGTCAATAG
- the TEF4 gene encoding translation elongation factor EF1B gamma, giving the protein MAQNTLYVLPPSPRSVLILALAKYLKIDVDVVDITKSKDEKFTKAFPLGKAPAFIGENGFKLHEVIAIAYYFVNLSEDEEFKAALLGKNAKEEAEILKWVSLSNSDFPTSLFGAIMPITGRVPYNKKVVDTNLEKLASISAVYEARLKNYTYLVDERITLADLFAAGVFTAGFATLMDAKWRADHPAIVRWFKTVAASPIVAEYFSKTEFVEEAIKYTPPKKEKKEQPKKEQPKKEAKPAAAADADAAPAEQPKKPKHPLELLGKSTFSLDEWKRTYSNEDTRPVALPWFWEHYNPEEYSIYRVDYKYNDELTLTFMSNNLVGGFFNRLSASVKYMFGCLVVYGENNNNGIVGAVMVRGQDYAPAFDVAPDWESYSYTKLDPTKEEDKEFINNMWAWDKPVVVNGENKEIVDGKVLK; this is encoded by the exons ATGGCTCAAAATACCTTGTACGTGCTTCCACCTTCTCCAAGAAGTGTGTTGATCTTGGCTTTGGCCAAGTACTTGAAGATTGACGTTGACGTTGTCGACATCACTAAATCCAAGGACGAAAAGTTCACCAAGGCCTTCCCATTGGGTAAGGCTCCAGCCTTCATTGGTGAAAACGGTTTCAAGTTGCACGAAGTTATTGCTATTGCTTATTACT TCGTCAACCTAtccgaagatgaagaattcaagGCCGCTCTTTTGGGTAAGAACGCCaaggaagaagctgaaATCTTGAAGTGGGTTTCTCTATCCAACTCTGACTTCCCAACCTCTCTATTCGGTGCTATCATGCCTATCACCGGTAGAGTTCCATACAACAAGAAGGTCGTTGACACCAACTTGGAAAAGTTGGCTTCCATCTCTGCTGTCTACGAAGCTAGATTGAAGAACTACACCTACTTGGTTGACGAAAGAATCACCTTGGCTGACTTGTTCGCTGCTGGTGTTTTCACTGCTGGTTTCGCCACTTTGATGGATGCCAAGTGGAGAGCTGACCACCCAGCCATTGTCAGATGGTTCAAGACCGTTGCTGCTTCTCCAATTGTTGCTGAATACTTCTCCAAGACcgaatttgttgaagaagctatCAAGTACACTCcaccaaagaaggaaaagaaggaacaaccaaagaaggaacaaccaaagaaggaagctAAGccagctgctgctgccgaCGCTGACGCTGCCCCAGCTGAACAACCAAAGAAGCCAAAGCACCCATTGGAACTTTTGGGTAAGTCTACCTTCTCTTTGGACGAATGGAAGAGAACCTACTCCAACGAAGACACAAGACCAGTTGCTTTGCCATGGTTCTGGGAACACTACAACCCTGAAGAATACTCCATCTACAGAGTTGACTACAAGTACAACGACGAGTTGACTTTGACTTTCATGTCCAACAACTTGGTTGGtggtttcttcaacagattGTCTGCTTCCGTCAAGTACATGTTCGGTTGTCTAGTCGTCTACGgtgaaaacaacaacaacggTATTGTCGGTGCTGTCATGGTCCGTGGCCAAGACTACGCCCCAGCCTTTGATGTTGCTCCAGACTGGGAATCCTACTCTTACACCAAGTTGGACCCAACCAAGGAGGAAGACAAGgaattcatcaacaacatgTGGGCTTGGGACAAGCCAGTCGTTGTCAACGGCGAAAACAAGGAAATTGTTGACGGTAAGGTCTTGAAATAG